The genomic window CAGAGACAGAAATAGGCAAGGACCCTCTTATCGGGGAGGTAATCGGAGGGAAATACAAGATAACCAAAGGACTGGGACAAGGGGGAATGGGAAAGGTTTATCTCGCGATAAACCTCAACATCGATCGCTTGGTGGCGATAAAGATCCTTGCTCCCAACCTTCTCTCCGATTCTGCCTCCCTCAAACAGTTCCAGCGGGAGGCAAAGATATTAGGAAGACTTTCCCATCCCAACATAGTTTCGGTCCTCGATTACGACCATACCCCCTCTGGTATCACCTACTTGGTGATGGAATACATCCCGGGGATAAATCTGGGAAAAAAGCTGAGGGAGGAAGGATTAATTCCGCCTAAGGTAGTAATCGAATACACCATTCACATCTGCCGTGCCCTCTCCTATGCCCATAAAAAGGGGGTGATTCACCGCGATCTGAAACCGGGGAATATTATGGTGGTAAGGGAAGAAGGGAAAGAAGAAGAGGGGATCAAGATACTCGATTTTGGCATCGCCAAGATAAGGGAGATCTCCGGAGAACGAGGGGTTACCTTCGCTACCGGAACGAAGATGGTCTTTGGCACACCGGAGTATATGTCCCCAGAACAGGCGAGGGGAGAACGGGAACTCGATGGAAGGAGCGATATATACTCCTTAGGATGTGTGATCTACGAGATGCTCACCGGAAGAACCCCCTTTGTCGCCGACAACTTTGTAGGCTATATAACGAAACACCTCACCGAGCCCCCACCAACCCTGAGGGAGATAAAAGAGGATCTCCCCATTCCCTATTCCTTCGAAAATCTTCTCCTAAAGATGCTCGCCAAGGAGAAAGAAAAACGCCCTCAGGGAGCAGATGAAGTTATCGAAGAACTGGAGAAAATAAAGAAAGAACTTTCAACACCGACGGAACGAATAGAGAAAAAGAAGATAGAATCCATCCTTACTAAACTGAGGGGAAAAACCTCCCCTTCGGCGAAAAGGGCAGTTGCTATGCTCGGTAGGCTCCCAAAGAGTATAGGAAACTTCCTAAAGACGAGGAAACCGCTTCTAACGCCTCGAGCTGGCATCTATCTTCTACTTGTTCTTATCGTAATCGGGGGGGTTTTGGGGATTGTCGAAGGGGTGAAACGACTCCCTCGTGGTGGGGTAGAAAAAACACCGCCTCCGAAAACTGCAAAGATAACATCTAAAGGATCGAGAACAAAAAAGGCTGTAATACCAATCAAGAAGAAAACCAAAGGGGAGAGAAGCGCTCTAAAAACGAAAAACGCCCTTTCTGGTACTACCTCCACCCTCTTTCTCGTCTGCGATCCATCAGGAACAAGGATCATTATCGATGGCAAACCCCGAGGTAAAACGCCGGAGATAATAAAACTTGCCTCGGGGAAACACCTCCTCGAGCTTAGAAGCAGGGGTTATGTCCCTCTACGGGGGAAAATAGAAGTAAAAGCAGGGAAGGAACTTCATCTTTATTATGAGCTTTTAAAGATACCTGAGGATATGGTCTATGTTCCCTCGGGAAGGTTTATAATGGGGAGCGACAAAAGAGAAATAAAAAGCCTCCACTCCTTCTTTCCCAGCATTGAAGGGGCACCAGAGAACGAGTATCCCAAGAGGAGGGTGTATCTTTCTGGCTTCCTTATCGACAAGTATGAAGTGACAAACGCCCTTTACCAGAGGTTTGTAAGGGAAACAGGACATAAGCCACCACCGGATTGGGAAAACGGGAGGGTCCCTGCGGGCAAAGAAGAGCTTCCGGTGGTGAATGTGGATCTCGCTGATGCAAAAGCCTATGCTCGCTGGGCAGGGAAGAGACTACCCACAGAGGGAAGAGTGGGAGAAAGCAGCTCGAGGGACAGATGGCAGGATCTATCCCTGGGGAAACAGGTTTATCAAAGAGGGCGGTTTCTTCCTTAGCTATCATCCCCCCTTCGATTATCTTGATCCAGTCAAAGTAGGTTCCTTCCCTAAAGGGAAGAGCCCTTATGGCGCCTTCGATATGGCAGGAAATGTCTGGGAGTGGACCAAAAGCCACTACCTTCCCTATCCGGGAAATAGAAGAAAGGTCGGAACCTACAGCAGGAAGTTGATTGTCATCCGAGGAGGGGGACATAATTCGATGTATATGATAAATGGGAAGCCTATCGACCTCTCCTCATTCAACAGCAGGTGTGCCCGAAGGATGGGAGTTCCTCCCAATACAAGGACGCAGTATATAGGATTCCGTCTGGTGAAGGATATCCCTTACCCTCATTAGCGAACCAATGAGGTGAAAAAATCGTTATAATGAAGGAAAAGGAATAAAGATGGCGAATGAGGAAAGGAAAACCGGGACAAAAAAGCTTTACCGCTCCCGAAGGGATCGGATGATAGGTGGCGTATGTGCTGGGCTTGCAGAATACTTTGGGCTGGATGTAACTCTAATCCGAATTATCTTCCTCGTCTCCATCCTTTTTGGAGGAACGGGTATTCTAATCTACCTTATATCTATAATCGTAATACCCGAAAACCCAGAGGAAAAAGAACACCCTTCCCCTCGAGAG from Acidobacteriota bacterium includes these protein-coding regions:
- a CDS encoding protein kinase, with translation MKICPNPSCRHILPDNYKFCTRCGTPLPETEIGKDPLIGEVIGGKYKITKGLGQGGMGKVYLAINLNIDRLVAIKILAPNLLSDSASLKQFQREAKILGRLSHPNIVSVLDYDHTPSGITYLVMEYIPGINLGKKLREEGLIPPKVVIEYTIHICRALSYAHKKGVIHRDLKPGNIMVVREEGKEEEGIKILDFGIAKIREISGERGVTFATGTKMVFGTPEYMSPEQARGERELDGRSDIYSLGCVIYEMLTGRTPFVADNFVGYITKHLTEPPPTLREIKEDLPIPYSFENLLLKMLAKEKEKRPQGADEVIEELEKIKKELSTPTERIEKKKIESILTKLRGKTSPSAKRAVAMLGRLPKSIGNFLKTRKPLLTPRAGIYLLLVLIVIGGVLGIVEGVKRLPRGGVEKTPPPKTAKITSKGSRTKKAVIPIKKKTKGERSALKTKNALSGTTSTLFLVCDPSGTRIIIDGKPRGKTPEIIKLASGKHLLELRSRGYVPLRGKIEVKAGKELHLYYELLKIPEDMVYVPSGRFIMGSDKREIKSLHSFFPSIEGAPENEYPKRRVYLSGFLIDKYEVTNALYQRFVRETGHKPPPDWENGRVPAGKEELPVVNVDLADAKAYARWAGKRLPTEGRVGESSSRDRWQDLSLGKQVYQRGRFLP